In Flavobacterium endoglycinae, one DNA window encodes the following:
- a CDS encoding CDGSH iron-sulfur domain-containing protein, producing MSKTKLIINKNGSIKIEGDFEIMDPEGALYGLQGRSALGLCRCGLSNNKPFCDGGHRNNFEHDSVAFDLPPMKTN from the coding sequence ATGAGCAAGACTAAATTAATCATCAATAAAAACGGATCAATCAAAATTGAAGGTGATTTTGAAATCATGGATCCAGAAGGAGCGCTTTACGGTTTACAAGGAAGATCTGCACTAGGACTTTGCCGTTGCGGATTATCTAACAACAAACCATTTTGTGATGGCGGACACAGAAACAACTTCGAACATGATTCTGTAGCGTTTGATTTACCTCCAATGAAAACGAACTAA